A stretch of DNA from Brevibacterium sp. CBA3109:
AGCCCCCTGGAGAAGATGAAGTCGAGGCGGTCGCGCGGTTCGGCGCCGTCGGTGCGTCCCGGCTCCGGCTTCTCCTCGTGCCCGGCATGGGTGAGAGGTTCGATCGGCGACCAGGTGTCGGCGCGGACAGTGCACGGATCGGGATGGACCTGGCGGAAGGAATCGATGAAACCGGCGTCAAGCAGCGCATCCGGCGATCCCCACGCGATGTCGGGCCGATCTGACCGTCCTGCCCAGTCACCTGTGGCTGGTGTGTTGAAGTCCCCGCAGATCACCACCGGCAGTTCCGGTTTTCCTAGCTCGGTGCAGATGCGGTCGGTTTCTGCAAGGATCTGCTCGATCTGCCTCACCCGTGGCGCCTCCTCTTCATCGGCGACCGTTTGGCCGCCGCCTTGCAACGCGGTGTAGACAGCATAGGGGTAGGGGGCCAGATGCACAGACCACACCAGGATCTCCGCGGAGCCCGGTACCGGTCGGATCACGGCCGCCTGAGCGTAGGGAATCGTGTCCGTGTTCACCGCGCTCAGCTCGCCGGTGCTGAGCACGGCGTTGTCGAAGGCGGACTGCGCGCAGGCTGCATCGAGCTTCGGAGCCAGATTCTCCGCGGCGTTTCCCCAGCATTCCTGTAGCGCGAGCACGTCCGCGGGGAACTGAGCGGCGATCGCGTATTGCTTCTCCTGGCCGAAGTCGACCTCTCGGCCTCCGTACCAGAGGTTCCACGTCTGCAGGGTGAATGTGGACATGGGGGTCTCCTGTTTCGGTCGACTGCTCATCGGAGCAGATGGATTGAGTGTGCAGTGCGGTCGAAGCGCAGCTGCCCGAAGTCTGCCAGGCGCACATCCCCGGCCAGTTCGACATCTGGATCATCGTTGATGCCGATCACGGTGCAGCCTGCGTCTGCGGCGGCCCGTGACCCGACAGGGGAGTCCTCAAAGGCGACCACCGCCGAGGCAGTCACGCCGAGACGCTGTGCGGCAAGGAGGTAGGGTGCGGGGTCGGGTTTGCCGTGTTCGACATCATCGATGGTCACGATGATGTCGAAGAGGCGGAGCATCCCTGCGCGTTCGAGCAGTCCCCGGACGTCCGCGGCTCGCCCGTTGCTGGCCACCGCCACCGGGATGACCCCCGACATCGATGCGACGAACTCCAGCGCCCCTGGCATGGGGGCGCTCAAGTCCGCGAGCGAGTCACTGTAGGCGGCGTCCACCTCGGCGGCCGTCGGTGGGGTCGCATCAGAGGGGGAGCCAAGGTGCTGATGGATCTCGGCCAACGACGTGACCGCCTCGGCGGCGGTGAGCCCGCGCAGCCGCTCAGCCGGGATGTGACTGGCTCCGAGGGTGCGCAGATAGCTCGTCATGAGGTCGATCCACGGCTGTTCGGAGTCGACGAGGATGCCGTCGCAGTCAAAGATCGCGCCCTCCGGATCGGAGAGGATCATGCCCGGGCTCCTTCGGCTTCAGCGCGAGGCAGGCGCAGGCCGGCGTCGGCCGTCACTGCGGCCTCGACGCGTGTGCCCGTCTGCAGCGCGCCGGCATTGGCCGAGGACACAGACGCCGACCATTCGGCGGTCTCGCTGTCGGGCCGGCCGAGGTGGATCATGGTCCGTTCACCCGTGTAGGTCTGACGCTTGACCTGGAGGAAGCCGTCGTCTCTTGCAGTGATGCTGAGGTTCTCGGGGCGAACGAAGATGACGTCATCGGCGTCCGAGGTGATCGGCAGGCGGTCGCCGGTCGCCCAGTTCGCGGGCACGGCGAATTCGTTGATCGAACCGACGAAGCGTGCGACGAATGACGTGGCAGGGCGGGAATAGATCTCGTCTGGCGCCGAGTACTGCTCGATTCTGCCTGCGTTCATCACAGCCACCGTGTCGGCGATGGCCAGGGCCTCACCCTGATCGTGGGTGATGAAGACGGTGGTGGTGCCCAGGGTCTGCTGGACTCGGCGGATCTCGTCGCGCAGCGAGGAGCGGACCGAGGCGTCGAGAGCCGACAGGGGTTCATCGAGCAGGAGCACCTTCGGCTGTGTGG
This window harbors:
- a CDS encoding endonuclease/exonuclease/phosphatase family protein gives rise to the protein MSTFTLQTWNLWYGGREVDFGQEKQYAIAAQFPADVLALQECWGNAAENLAPKLDAACAQSAFDNAVLSTGELSAVNTDTIPYAQAAVIRPVPGSAEILVWSVHLAPYPYAVYTALQGGGQTVADEEEAPRVRQIEQILAETDRICTELGKPELPVVICGDFNTPATGDWAGRSDRPDIAWGSPDALLDAGFIDSFRQVHPDPCTVRADTWSPIEPLTHAGHEEKPEPGRTDGAEPRDRLDFIFSRGLQIVDSVIRGASAEGLDEPGFVDVGGRCEHIPNQRRNRFPSDHQLVETVFTCPED
- a CDS encoding HAD family phosphatase; the encoded protein is MILSDPEGAIFDCDGILVDSEQPWIDLMTSYLRTLGASHIPAERLRGLTAAEAVTSLAEIHQHLGSPSDATPPTAAEVDAAYSDSLADLSAPMPGALEFVASMSGVIPVAVASNGRAADVRGLLERAGMLRLFDIIVTIDDVEHGKPDPAPYLLAAQRLGVTASAVVAFEDSPVGSRAAADAGCTVIGINDDPDVELAGDVRLADFGQLRFDRTAHSIHLLR
- a CDS encoding ABC transporter ATP-binding protein, which codes for MSTATKSPPIQAAAKGRGESMSVRFDRVSKSYGDTEVLRDFSIDIAAGSMVSFLGPSGCGKTTTLRILAGFEPVNGGDVIVGGESVLQLPPNQRSMGMVFQSYSLFPNLSVLDNIEYGLRIRKVDGSARRRRSEELLEICGLTEMGTRYPHQLSGGQQQRVALARALATQPKVLLLDEPLSALDASVRSSLRDEIRRVQQTLGTTTVFITHDQGEALAIADTVAVMNAGRIEQYSAPDEIYSRPATSFVARFVGSINEFAVPANWATGDRLPITSDADDVIFVRPENLSITARDDGFLQVKRQTYTGERTMIHLGRPDSETAEWSASVSSANAGALQTGTRVEAAVTADAGLRLPRAEAEGARA